From the Serratia nematodiphila DZ0503SBS1 genome, one window contains:
- a CDS encoding threonine/serine ThrE exporter family protein yields MQQTTATDRPEPHRQQREITRLCIQCALLLLQHGAESTVVEQLSTRLGLALGMDSVESSISANAVVLTTLSHGACLTTTRKNVDRGINMQVVTEVQHIVILAEHRLADAHDVARRFERIRPLRYPRWLVVLMVGLSCGCFSMLNGGGGDAFLVTFIASGTAMLVRQILTARQMNPLINFCLTAFVATSISGLLLRLPAFKDTSSVAMAASVLLLVPGFPLINAVADMFKGHVNTGLARWAMASLLTLATCIGVVMAMSLWDLRGWS; encoded by the coding sequence ATGCAGCAGACTACCGCCACAGACAGGCCGGAACCGCACCGGCAACAGCGTGAAATCACCCGACTGTGCATTCAATGCGCGTTGCTGCTGTTGCAGCACGGCGCCGAGAGCACGGTGGTGGAACAGTTATCAACTCGCCTGGGACTGGCGCTGGGCATGGACAGCGTGGAAAGCTCGATCTCCGCCAATGCGGTGGTATTGACCACCCTCAGCCACGGTGCCTGTCTGACCACCACCCGTAAGAACGTCGATCGCGGCATCAATATGCAGGTGGTGACCGAAGTGCAGCATATCGTGATCCTTGCCGAGCATCGCCTGGCGGATGCGCACGACGTGGCGCGCCGCTTTGAAAGGATCCGGCCGCTGCGCTACCCGCGCTGGCTGGTGGTATTGATGGTGGGGCTGTCCTGCGGGTGCTTCAGCATGCTCAACGGCGGTGGCGGCGACGCCTTCCTGGTGACCTTTATCGCCAGCGGCACGGCGATGTTGGTGCGCCAAATCCTCACCGCCCGCCAGATGAATCCGCTGATCAATTTCTGCCTGACGGCATTTGTCGCGACGTCGATCTCCGGACTGCTGCTGCGCTTGCCGGCGTTTAAAGACACCTCGAGCGTGGCGATGGCCGCCAGCGTGCTGCTGCTGGTGCCGGGCTTCCCGCTGATCAACGCGGTGGCCGACATGTTCAAGGGGCATGTGAATACCGGGCTGGCGCGCTGGGCGATGGCCAGCCTGCTGACGCTGGCGACCTGTATCGGGGTAGTGATGGCGATGTCGCTGTGGGATCTGCGGGGGTGGTCATGA
- the kefC gene encoding glutathione-regulated potassium-efflux system protein KefC — MDNHHMMIEGLIYLGSAALFVPIAVRLGLGSVLGYLIAGCIIGPWGLKLVSDAESILTFAEIGVVLMLFIIGLELDPKRLWTLRASVFGGGSIQMVGCGLALSAFCYFLGLNWKVALLIGLTLALSSTAIAMQAMSERNLTPSPIGRSAFAVLLFQDIAAIPLVAMIPLLASSGATTTLGAFMLSAAKVVGALTMVVLLGRYVTRPLLHFVARSGMREVFSAVALFLVFGFGILLEMAGLSMAMGAFLAGVLLASSEYRHALESDIQPFKGLLLGLFFIGVGMSIDFGTLFHHPLLIASLLLGFMLIKAALLWLIGPLLGVPKRQRGLFAILLGQGSEFAFVIFSAAQLAGVLPVEWAKSLTLAVALSMAATPLLLVIAAQLEKNAPKEDRPADVIDDENASVIIAGFGRFGQIAGRLLLANGVHTVVLDHDPDHIETLRKFDTKVFYGDATRADLLEAAGAAHAKVLINAIDDVEDSLALTELARQHFPHLKVVARARDVDHWYQLRQLGVEKPERETFESSLRVGRETLELLGLDAYEAREKADTFRRYNLKMLEDTLDNYQDTEFRIASLQRAKEMLSAAIEQDQNRLARVQQTGWRGSIDGKAPEDEVVEAKG; from the coding sequence ATGGATAATCACCACATGATGATCGAAGGGCTGATCTACCTCGGCTCCGCGGCGCTGTTTGTGCCGATCGCGGTGCGCCTGGGACTGGGCTCGGTGCTCGGTTACCTGATCGCCGGCTGCATCATTGGCCCCTGGGGGCTGAAGCTGGTGTCGGACGCCGAATCGATCCTGACCTTCGCCGAGATCGGCGTGGTGCTGATGCTGTTTATCATCGGCCTGGAGCTGGATCCTAAACGGCTGTGGACGCTGCGTGCCTCGGTGTTCGGCGGCGGCAGCATTCAGATGGTGGGCTGCGGCCTGGCGCTGAGCGCCTTCTGTTACTTCCTTGGCCTTAACTGGAAGGTGGCGTTGCTGATTGGCCTGACGCTGGCGCTCTCATCCACCGCCATTGCCATGCAGGCGATGAGCGAACGCAATCTGACGCCGTCGCCGATCGGCCGCAGCGCGTTTGCGGTGCTGCTGTTCCAGGATATCGCGGCGATCCCGCTGGTGGCGATGATCCCGCTGCTGGCCAGCAGCGGCGCCACCACCACGCTGGGCGCTTTCATGCTGTCGGCGGCCAAGGTGGTGGGCGCGTTGACGATGGTGGTGTTGCTCGGCCGCTACGTCACCCGTCCGCTGCTGCACTTCGTCGCCCGTTCGGGCATGCGCGAAGTGTTCAGCGCCGTGGCGTTGTTCCTGGTGTTCGGCTTCGGCATCCTGCTGGAGATGGCCGGGCTGTCGATGGCGATGGGGGCGTTCCTCGCCGGGGTGCTGTTGGCGAGCTCGGAATACCGCCACGCGCTGGAGAGCGATATTCAGCCGTTCAAGGGGTTGCTGCTGGGGCTGTTCTTCATCGGCGTCGGCATGTCGATCGACTTCGGCACGCTGTTCCATCATCCGTTGCTGATCGCCTCGCTGCTGCTGGGCTTTATGTTGATCAAGGCGGCGTTGCTGTGGCTGATTGGGCCGCTGCTCGGCGTGCCGAAGCGCCAGCGCGGCCTGTTCGCCATTCTGCTGGGGCAGGGCAGTGAGTTCGCCTTCGTGATTTTCAGCGCCGCACAGCTGGCCGGCGTCTTGCCGGTTGAATGGGCCAAGTCGCTGACGCTGGCGGTGGCGCTGTCGATGGCGGCCACTCCGCTGCTGTTGGTGATCGCCGCGCAGCTGGAGAAAAATGCGCCGAAAGAGGATCGCCCGGCTGACGTCATTGATGACGAGAATGCCAGCGTGATCATCGCCGGCTTCGGCCGTTTCGGCCAGATCGCCGGTCGTTTGTTATTGGCCAACGGCGTGCACACCGTGGTACTGGATCACGATCCGGACCATATCGAAACGCTGCGTAAATTCGATACCAAGGTGTTCTACGGCGACGCCACGCGCGCCGATCTGCTGGAGGCCGCCGGCGCCGCTCACGCCAAGGTGCTGATCAACGCCATCGACGACGTGGAGGACAGCCTGGCGTTAACCGAGCTGGCCAGGCAGCACTTCCCGCATCTTAAGGTGGTGGCGCGGGCGCGCGACGTCGATCACTGGTATCAGTTGCGGCAGCTGGGGGTGGAAAAACCGGAGCGCGAAACCTTCGAAAGCTCGCTGCGCGTCGGCCGTGAAACGCTGGAGCTGCTGGGGCTGGACGCCTATGAGGCGCGCGAGAAAGCGGACACGTTCCGTCGCTATAACCTGAAGATGCTGGAAGATACGCTGGATAATTACCAGGATACTGAATTCCGTATCGCCAGCCTGCAGCGGGCCAAGGAGATGCTCAGCGCGGCCATCGAGCAGGATCAGAATCGGCTGGCGCGGGTGCAGCAGACCGGCTGGCGCGGCAGTATCGACGGCAAGGCGCCGGAAGACGAAGTGGTGGAAGCCAAAGGATAA
- a CDS encoding LysE family translocator, whose translation MLETSLFVAGIAALGMLSPGPDFFLVIKNAARYPRLAAMMTAFGVICGVATHMSYCVAGLAVVITTTPWLFNLLKYAGAVYLVWIGIQALLSRGGGKMNVSNLPQQQVSLKSAFAQGYLCNLLNPKATLFFLAVFTQVLQIDSGLGDKLWYAGIILGLSVIWWPLLVFLIQSGPVRRGLEKTQKIVDKLLGGMLIALGIKVALS comes from the coding sequence ATGCTTGAAACTTCGTTGTTCGTCGCCGGCATTGCCGCCCTCGGCATGCTCTCCCCCGGCCCGGATTTTTTCCTGGTGATCAAAAACGCCGCCCGCTACCCGCGGCTGGCCGCCATGATGACCGCCTTCGGCGTGATCTGCGGCGTCGCCACCCACATGTCCTACTGCGTCGCCGGGCTGGCGGTGGTGATCACCACCACGCCGTGGCTGTTCAACCTGCTGAAATACGCCGGGGCGGTCTATCTGGTGTGGATCGGCATCCAGGCGCTGCTGTCGCGCGGCGGCGGCAAAATGAACGTCAGCAATCTGCCGCAGCAGCAGGTCAGCCTGAAGAGCGCCTTTGCGCAAGGCTACCTGTGCAACCTGCTGAATCCGAAAGCCACCCTGTTCTTCCTGGCGGTCTTCACCCAGGTGCTGCAGATCGATTCCGGTCTGGGTGACAAACTGTGGTACGCGGGGATTATTCTCGGCCTGTCGGTCATCTGGTGGCCGCTGCTGGTATTTTTGATCCAGAGCGGGCCGGTGCGCCGCGGGCTGGAAAAGACGCAGAAGATCGTCGACAAATTGCTGGGCGGCATGTTGATCGCCTTAGGCATCAAGGTGGCGCTGAGCTAA
- the kefF gene encoding glutathione-regulated potassium-efflux system oxidoreductase KefF, with protein MILIIYAHPYPRHSHANHRLLQAVKDLPEVEVRSLYELYPDFNIDINAEQRAVERADLVVLQHPMQWYSFPPLLKLWIDKVLEHGWAYGHDGNALVGKDCLWAVTSGGDEHHFELGDFPNFAALAQPLQATAIYCGMTWLPYFAVHNTFTCNEPALLAAGEAYRQRLVDYLMEHAEAETREASHG; from the coding sequence ATGATTCTGATAATTTATGCTCACCCGTATCCCCGGCATTCGCATGCCAATCACCGCCTGCTGCAGGCGGTGAAGGATCTCCCCGAGGTGGAGGTGCGCTCGCTGTATGAGCTGTACCCCGATTTCAATATCGACATCAACGCCGAGCAGCGGGCGGTGGAGCGCGCCGACCTGGTGGTGCTGCAACATCCGATGCAGTGGTACAGCTTCCCGCCGTTGTTGAAGCTGTGGATCGACAAAGTGCTGGAGCACGGCTGGGCCTACGGCCACGACGGCAATGCGCTGGTGGGTAAAGACTGCCTGTGGGCAGTGACCAGCGGCGGCGACGAGCACCACTTCGAGCTGGGCGACTTCCCCAACTTCGCCGCGCTGGCGCAGCCGCTACAGGCCACGGCGATCTATTGCGGCATGACCTGGCTGCCTTATTTCGCCGTGCACAATACCTTTACCTGCAACGAGCCGGCGCTGCTCGCCGCCGGCGAAGCCTACCGCCAGCGGCTGGTCGACTACCTGATGGAACATGCCGAAGCGGAAACCCGGGAGGCCAGCCATGGATAA
- the carA gene encoding glutamine-hydrolyzing carbamoyl-phosphate synthase small subunit has product MIKSALLVLEDGTQFHGRAIGAEGTAVGEVVFNTSMTGYQEILTDPSYSRQIVTLTYPHIGNVGTNASDEESSAVHAQGLVIRDLPLIASNYRNEESLSDYLKRHNIVAIADIDTRKLTRLLREKGAQNGCIIAADSPDAALALAKAQGFPGLKGMDLAKEVTTQEAYSWQQGSWTLEGDLPEAKTAAELPFHVVAYDYGAKRNILRMLVDRGCRLTVVPAQTPADEVLKMNPDGIFLSNGPGDPEPCDYAITAIKQFLETDIPVFGICLGHQLLALASGAKTMKMKLGHHGGNHPVKDLDNNTVMITAQNHGFAVDENNLPANLRVTHKSLFDHTVQGIHRTDKAAFSFQGHPEASPGPHDAAPLFDHFIELIETYRSNAK; this is encoded by the coding sequence TTGATAAAGTCAGCGCTATTGGTTCTGGAAGACGGAACCCAATTCCACGGTCGGGCCATCGGGGCAGAGGGAACGGCAGTGGGGGAAGTGGTCTTCAATACGTCGATGACCGGTTATCAAGAAATCCTCACTGATCCTTCCTATTCCCGCCAGATCGTTACTCTTACTTATCCTCATATCGGCAATGTCGGCACCAATGCTTCCGACGAAGAATCCTCCGCAGTACACGCCCAAGGCCTCGTCATTCGCGACCTCCCGCTGATCGCCAGCAACTACCGCAACGAAGAAAGCCTGTCCGACTACCTCAAGCGTCACAACATCGTGGCGATCGCCGATATCGATACCCGCAAATTGACCCGCCTGCTGCGCGAGAAGGGCGCCCAGAACGGCTGCATCATCGCCGCCGATTCGCCGGACGCCGCGCTGGCCCTGGCCAAGGCGCAAGGTTTCCCGGGGTTGAAGGGCATGGATCTGGCGAAAGAGGTCACCACCCAAGAGGCCTACAGCTGGCAGCAAGGCAGCTGGACGCTTGAAGGCGACCTGCCCGAAGCCAAAACCGCCGCGGAACTGCCGTTCCACGTGGTGGCTTACGACTACGGCGCCAAGCGCAACATCCTGCGCATGCTGGTGGATCGCGGCTGCCGCCTGACCGTGGTGCCGGCGCAGACCCCGGCCGACGAGGTGCTGAAAATGAATCCGGACGGCATCTTCCTGTCCAACGGCCCGGGCGATCCGGAGCCGTGCGACTACGCCATCACCGCCATCAAACAGTTCCTGGAAACCGACATTCCGGTGTTCGGCATCTGCCTGGGCCACCAGCTGCTGGCGCTGGCCAGCGGGGCGAAAACCATGAAGATGAAGCTCGGCCACCACGGCGGCAACCACCCGGTGAAGGATCTGGACAACAACACCGTGATGATCACCGCGCAGAACCACGGCTTTGCGGTAGATGAGAACAATCTGCCGGCGAACCTGCGCGTGACGCACAAATCGCTGTTCGACCACACGGTGCAGGGCATTCACCGCACCGACAAAGCGGCGTTCAGCTTCCAGGGGCACCCGGAAGCCAGCCCAGGCCCGCACGATGCCGCGCCGCTGTTCGATCACTTTATCGAACTGATTGAGACTTACCGTTCTAACGCCAAATAA
- the carB gene encoding carbamoyl-phosphate synthase large subunit, with product MPKRTDIKSILILGAGPIVIGQACEFDYSGAQACKALREEGYRVILVNSNPATIMTDPEMADATYIEPIHWEVVRKIIEKERPDAVLPTMGGQTALNCALELERQGVLAEFGVTMIGATADAIDKAEDRRRFDVAMKKIGLDTARSGIAHTMEEALAVAADVGFPCIIRPSFTMGGTGGGIAYNREEFEEICERGLDLSPTNELLIDESLIGWKEYEMEVVRDKNDNCIIVCSIENFDAMGIHTGDSITVAPAQTLTDKEYQIMRNASMAVLREIGVETGGSNVQFSVNPKTGRLIVIEMNPRVSRSSALASKATGFPIAKIAAKLAVGYTLDELMNDITGGRTPASFEPSIDYVVTKIPRFNFEKFAGANDRLTTQMKSVGEVMAIGRTQQESLQKALRGLEVGATGFDPKVSLDDPEALTKIRRELKDAGSDRIWYIADAFRAGLSVDGVFNLTNVDRWFLVQIEELVRLEEQVAEAGINGLNKEFLRTLKRKGFADARLAKLAGVAESEIRKLRHSYGLHPVYKRVDTCAAEFATDTAYMYSTYEEECESNPTNDRPKVMVLGGGPNRIGQGIEFDYCCVHASLALREDGYETIMVNCNPETVSTDYDTSDRLYFEPVTLEDVLEIVRIEKPKGVIVQYGGQTPLKLARELEAAGVPVIGTSPDAIDRAEDRERFQQAVNRLGLKQPANATVTAIEQAVEKAAAIGYPLVVRPSYVLGGRAMEIVYDETDLRRYFQTAVSVSNDAPVLLDRFLDDAVEVDVDAICDGERVLIGGIMEHIEQAGVHSGDSACSLPAYTLSQEIQDVMRRQVEKLAFELQVRGLMNVQFAVKDNEVYLIEVNPRAARTVPFVSKATGVPLAKVAARVMAGKTLVEQGVTEEIIPPYYSVKEVVLPFNKFPGVDPILGPEMRSTGEVMGVGRTFAEAFSKAMLGSNSGMKKQGRALLSVREGDKARVVDLAASLLKQGFELDATHGTAVVLGEAGINPRLVNKVHEGRPHIQDRIKNGEYTYIVNTTAGRQAIEDSKLIRRSALQYKVHYDTTLNGGFATAMALKADPTEQVTSVQEMHARIGK from the coding sequence ATGCCAAAACGTACAGACATAAAAAGCATCCTGATCCTCGGCGCTGGCCCGATCGTTATCGGCCAGGCGTGTGAGTTCGACTACTCGGGTGCCCAGGCGTGTAAAGCGCTGCGCGAAGAGGGTTACCGCGTCATTCTGGTCAACTCCAACCCGGCGACCATCATGACCGACCCAGAAATGGCCGACGCCACCTACATCGAGCCGATCCACTGGGAAGTGGTGCGCAAGATCATCGAAAAAGAGCGCCCGGATGCGGTGCTGCCGACCATGGGCGGCCAGACGGCGCTGAACTGCGCGCTGGAACTGGAGCGTCAGGGCGTGCTGGCCGAGTTCGGCGTTACTATGATCGGCGCCACCGCCGATGCGATTGACAAGGCCGAAGACCGTCGCCGTTTCGACGTGGCGATGAAGAAAATCGGTTTGGATACCGCGCGTTCCGGCATCGCGCACACCATGGAAGAAGCGCTGGCGGTGGCCGCTGACGTCGGTTTCCCGTGCATCATCCGTCCTTCCTTTACCATGGGCGGCACCGGCGGCGGCATCGCCTACAACCGCGAAGAGTTCGAAGAGATCTGCGAACGCGGCCTGGATCTGTCGCCGACCAACGAGCTGCTGATCGATGAATCGCTGATCGGTTGGAAAGAGTACGAGATGGAAGTGGTGCGTGATAAGAACGACAACTGCATCATCGTCTGCTCCATCGAAAACTTCGACGCCATGGGCATCCACACCGGCGACTCGATCACCGTCGCGCCGGCCCAGACCCTGACCGACAAGGAATACCAAATCATGCGCAACGCCTCGATGGCGGTGCTGCGTGAGATCGGCGTCGAAACCGGCGGCTCCAACGTGCAGTTCTCGGTCAACCCGAAAACCGGCCGCCTGATCGTTATCGAAATGAACCCGCGCGTGTCGCGCTCTTCGGCGCTGGCGTCGAAAGCCACCGGCTTCCCGATCGCCAAGATCGCCGCCAAGCTGGCGGTGGGCTACACCCTCGATGAGCTGATGAACGACATCACCGGCGGCCGCACCCCGGCGTCGTTCGAACCGTCCATCGACTACGTCGTGACCAAGATCCCGCGCTTCAACTTCGAGAAGTTCGCCGGCGCCAACGATCGCCTGACCACCCAGATGAAGTCGGTCGGCGAAGTGATGGCCATCGGCCGCACCCAGCAGGAATCGCTGCAAAAAGCGCTGCGCGGTCTGGAAGTGGGCGCCACCGGCTTCGATCCGAAAGTGAGCCTGGACGATCCGGAAGCGCTGACCAAAATCCGCCGCGAGCTGAAAGACGCCGGTTCCGACCGCATCTGGTACATCGCCGACGCCTTCCGCGCCGGTTTGTCGGTAGACGGCGTGTTCAACCTGACCAACGTCGACCGTTGGTTCCTGGTGCAGATTGAAGAGCTGGTGCGCCTGGAAGAGCAGGTGGCCGAGGCGGGCATCAACGGCCTGAACAAAGAGTTCCTGCGCACTCTGAAGCGCAAAGGCTTCGCCGATGCGCGTCTGGCCAAGCTGGCCGGCGTCGCCGAGAGCGAAATTCGCAAGCTGCGCCACAGCTACGGTTTGCATCCGGTGTATAAGCGCGTGGATACCTGCGCGGCGGAATTCGCCACCGACACCGCCTATATGTACTCCACCTATGAAGAAGAGTGCGAGTCCAACCCGACCAACGACCGGCCGAAAGTGATGGTGCTGGGCGGCGGGCCGAACCGTATCGGCCAGGGCATCGAGTTTGACTACTGCTGCGTGCACGCTTCGCTGGCGCTGCGTGAAGACGGCTACGAGACCATCATGGTCAACTGTAACCCGGAAACCGTCTCCACCGACTACGACACCTCAGACCGCCTGTACTTTGAGCCGGTAACGCTGGAAGACGTGCTGGAAATCGTGCGCATCGAGAAGCCGAAGGGCGTGATCGTGCAGTATGGCGGCCAGACTCCGCTGAAGCTGGCGCGCGAGCTGGAAGCCGCAGGCGTGCCGGTTATCGGCACCAGTCCGGACGCCATCGACCGCGCCGAAGACCGCGAGCGCTTCCAGCAGGCGGTCAACCGTCTGGGCCTGAAGCAACCGGCCAACGCCACCGTGACCGCCATCGAACAGGCGGTGGAGAAGGCGGCGGCCATCGGCTATCCGCTGGTGGTGCGTCCTTCCTACGTGCTGGGCGGCCGGGCGATGGAAATCGTTTACGACGAAACCGACCTGCGCCGCTACTTCCAGACTGCGGTCAGCGTATCCAACGATGCGCCGGTGCTGCTGGATCGCTTCCTGGACGACGCGGTGGAAGTGGACGTCGATGCTATCTGCGACGGCGAGCGCGTGCTGATTGGCGGCATCATGGAGCACATCGAGCAGGCGGGCGTGCACTCCGGCGACTCCGCGTGTTCGCTGCCGGCGTACACCCTGAGCCAGGAAATTCAGGACGTGATGCGTCGCCAGGTGGAGAAACTGGCGTTCGAGCTGCAGGTGCGCGGCCTGATGAACGTGCAGTTCGCGGTGAAAGACAACGAAGTCTACCTGATTGAAGTCAACCCGCGTGCCGCGCGCACCGTGCCGTTCGTGTCCAAAGCGACCGGCGTGCCGCTGGCCAAAGTGGCCGCGCGCGTGATGGCGGGCAAAACGCTGGTCGAGCAGGGCGTGACCGAAGAGATCATCCCGCCGTACTATTCGGTGAAAGAAGTGGTGCTGCCGTTTAACAAATTCCCGGGCGTCGACCCGATTCTGGGGCCGGAAATGCGCTCTACCGGGGAAGTGATGGGCGTGGGCCGCACCTTCGCGGAAGCCTTCTCCAAAGCGATGCTGGGCAGCAACTCGGGCATGAAGAAGCAGGGCCGCGCGCTGCTGTCGGTGCGCGAAGGCGATAAAGCCCGCGTGGTCGATTTGGCCGCCAGCCTGCTGAAGCAGGGCTTCGAGCTGGACGCCACCCACGGCACCGCGGTGGTGCTGGGCGAAGCGGGCATCAACCCGCGCCTGGTCAACAAGGTGCACGAAGGGCGTCCGCACATTCAGGACCGTATCAAGAACGGCGAGTACACCTACATCGTCAACACCACGGCAGGCCGTCAGGCGATTGAGGACTCCAAGCTGATTCGCCGCAGCGCACTGCAGTACAAGGTGCACTACGACACCACGCTGAACGGCGGCTTCGCCACCGCGATGGCGCTGAAAGCGGATCCGACCGAGCAGGTGACGTCGGTACAGGAAATGCACGCGCGCATCGGCAAGTAA